Genomic window (Leptospira andrefontaineae):
GATCTATAGTCGCCAGGCGGAGAATAGAACAGTTGCCCGAGTCGAAATTCCCTTGGATCAGAATTATGTGCCCAGAAGGCAAAGATACCAAAAATGGTTACAAGAAAAGGCTAGCGGCTTAACATGACCTAAAGTTCTCCTTACTACAGTTAGGTCTTTAGCAATATGGAACAGAATCCTCAGACAAGTAAACTCCAAGAACAGGCAAATCAAATGAACCTGGCCTTGGAATCCGTTCATACCGAAGAACAAGCGATCGAACTTATCCAAGGAAAAATCAAAGACGCTTATCTTTTAAAATTAAGGATCGATGTTGAGAACAAAGCAGGCGTAGTTTTAGGATTACTGTCCAGATACAAAAACGAATTTTTAGAATTATACTCCTTATTCTCCAACTCATCTGTGATTCGAAAGATCAGAACTTTCGAGGACTTCGGTCAGATCTCTCACGATATTGCAGAAGCCGCTAGACAAGAAGCTCCAGATCCGGGTTTATCCGACGCAGTAGCAAGAATTCTGCATACTAAATTAACAAAACAAATATTAGAACAATATTATCCTATGTGGGATCGTAATGATACCGCAGCTTTAGTCAACATGCTGGAGAACCAGATCAAAACTAGTATGAAGATCAATATGATCCGCGTCCAAGCAGACGTGGAATATGTATCTAGTTTGAAATGTAGAGGTAAAAGTTTTTTTGCAGGTATTATCCAATCCATTCCTAAACCACCTGAAGAACCTGCGGAAGGTGCTGCCCCTATAGAGAATTTAGATCCGGAAAAAGCAGCTGTCATGCGCCAGATCGAAACCATTCGAAAAGGTTTCGGAAGAGTTGTGTTAGCTAAGACAATTCTTTCTCCAGTAAACGGAATCGACTTCGACGATTTGAACGAAGGAGACAAGATCCTATTACAACTTCCTTCCGTTTCTCCTGAAGAAAAGGCTTTGGCTAAAACTTTAGGTGCAATGGATAAAGACGGAAACGTAAAACCAGTGATCGGTTCTTTCGTAGCAATCGCTTCCGGTAAAAATGAATATCATATTTTTGCAAAAGGTCCTGCAGGAGTTCTTTTACAAGCATTCGAAGAAAGACCAGTTCGTTTAGCTAGACCTAAAACTGCTGCGAATGCTCCTCGTCCAGCGGGAATGGGTTCAAAACAATCCGAAGGAAGTAACACTCTCAACTATGCGATCTTAGTTGGAGTTGTGCTATTAGTCGGATTGCTTGCGTTTATTCTGCTGAAATAAGAACGTCTACCCGACTACTAGATTCACCAGTTTTCCAGGAACATAGATCTCTTTACGGATCTGTTTTCCATCTAAGAAGATCTGCACCTTATCCAAGGATTTTGCGATCTTAATCGCTTCGTCCCCTGCAATCTCTTTTGCAGCTTTGAATTCTGCTCTTAATTTTCCGTTTACCTGGACCACGATCAAGATCTCGTCGTCAGTTAGATACTTTTCCTCATAACCTGGAAAACCTTGGTAGGTTAAAGAATCAGACTTT
Coding sequences:
- a CDS encoding LIC10486 family protein, whose amino-acid sequence is MEQNPQTSKLQEQANQMNLALESVHTEEQAIELIQGKIKDAYLLKLRIDVENKAGVVLGLLSRYKNEFLELYSLFSNSSVIRKIRTFEDFGQISHDIAEAARQEAPDPGLSDAVARILHTKLTKQILEQYYPMWDRNDTAALVNMLENQIKTSMKINMIRVQADVEYVSSLKCRGKSFFAGIIQSIPKPPEEPAEGAAPIENLDPEKAAVMRQIETIRKGFGRVVLAKTILSPVNGIDFDDLNEGDKILLQLPSVSPEEKALAKTLGAMDKDGNVKPVIGSFVAIASGKNEYHIFAKGPAGVLLQAFEERPVRLARPKTAANAPRPAGMGSKQSEGSNTLNYAILVGVVLLVGLLAFILLK